A DNA window from Tenuifilaceae bacterium CYCD contains the following coding sequences:
- a CDS encoding 3-oxoacyl-[acyl-carrier-protein] synthase 2, whose protein sequence is MKRAVITGIGAVTPIGNNVNDYWKNLVNGKSGAATITRFDISGHKTKFACEVKNFDPLQCIDKQELRKIDLYAQYAIVASDECIKDSGIDLPRCNLNRIGVIMASGIGGMQTMEDELINFADNGRNPRFGPFFITKMIPNIAAGHISIRYGLHGVSYAIASACASSNNAIGNALDIIRMGRADIIIAGGTEATIMQAAIGGFNTMKALSTLNDSPETASRPFDKTRDGFVAGEGAGVLMIEELEHALKRGAKIYCELVGYGAASDAYHVAATHPEGLGAVLAMEGALADAKITAKDVTYINAHATSTPVGDIGECRAIEKVFGDVLDHVQISATKSMTGHLLGAAGAIEAIACVKAITDGVIPPTINLNEVDPEINSRLNLTPNKACKKDVLVALNNTFGFGGHTSTTVFRKYQG, encoded by the coding sequence ATGAAAAGAGCAGTAATAACGGGAATAGGTGCAGTTACCCCTATTGGTAATAATGTGAATGATTACTGGAAAAATCTTGTAAATGGCAAAAGCGGTGCCGCTACCATTACTCGATTTGATATATCGGGGCATAAAACAAAGTTTGCCTGCGAGGTAAAAAACTTCGATCCATTACAGTGTATCGATAAGCAGGAACTCCGGAAAATAGATCTATACGCTCAGTACGCTATTGTGGCATCCGATGAATGTATTAAGGATTCGGGAATAGACCTTCCCCGATGTAATTTGAATAGAATAGGTGTAATTATGGCATCGGGTATTGGCGGAATGCAAACCATGGAGGATGAACTGATAAATTTTGCCGATAATGGTAGAAATCCGCGGTTTGGCCCCTTCTTTATAACCAAAATGATCCCCAATATTGCGGCTGGCCATATATCAATTCGGTATGGTTTGCATGGGGTTAGTTACGCCATTGCCTCGGCCTGCGCTTCGTCCAATAACGCCATTGGTAACGCTTTGGATATTATCCGAATGGGGCGTGCCGATATAATTATTGCAGGGGGAACAGAGGCTACCATAATGCAAGCGGCTATTGGCGGTTTTAATACAATGAAAGCGCTATCCACGCTAAATGATTCACCGGAAACGGCATCGCGTCCATTCGATAAAACTCGCGATGGTTTTGTTGCTGGCGAAGGTGCTGGTGTGCTTATGATTGAAGAGCTTGAGCATGCCCTAAAAAGAGGGGCAAAGATATACTGCGAGTTGGTTGGTTATGGAGCTGCATCGGATGCTTACCATGTTGCAGCAACTCACCCCGAGGGTTTGGGGGCAGTACTTGCCATGGAAGGCGCGTTGGCCGATGCTAAGATAACCGCCAAGGATGTTACCTACATCAACGCACACGCAACATCAACCCCTGTGGGTGATATTGGCGAGTGCAGAGCAATAGAAAAGGTGTTTGGCGATGTTTTAGACCACGTTCAGATTAGCGCAACAAAATCCATGACAGGCCATTTGCTGGGTGCCGCAGGAGCTATTGAGGCAATTGCTTGTGTTAAGGCAATTACCGATGGTGTAATTCCACCAACAATTAACTTAAATGAGGTTGATCCGGAAATTAACTCTCGGCTTAACCTTACGCCGAATAAGGCTTGCAAAAAGGATGTGCTTGTTGCGCTTAATAATACCTTTGGGTTTGGGGGGCATACATCAACCACGGTTTTCCGGAAGTATCAGGGATAA
- the mtgA gene encoding monofunctional biosynthetic peptidoglycan transglycosylase yields MESEKSITKHRKNKWYKPWLKTILLSSISFFALTILLVLLFTFINPNLTMLMVIKRHQSEETGGGQRIRKNWVSIDDISPQVVLAVCAAEDSKFLEHNGFDWEAIQKAMKNNKRGKKLRGASTISQQTAKNVFLWPRRSWVRKGFETYFTFLIENCWSKKRIMEVYLNVAEFGNGVYGVEKAAQIYYHKSANQLNRNEAAMLATVLPFPSKRNPSRPSNYMVRYQGTILRNMYNLGKIDLDNPATAALQKKKRR; encoded by the coding sequence ATGGAATCAGAAAAATCGATTACAAAACACCGGAAGAACAAATGGTATAAGCCTTGGCTTAAGACCATTTTGCTTTCATCTATCAGTTTTTTTGCATTAACCATACTTTTAGTGCTCCTCTTTACGTTTATCAATCCAAACCTAACCATGCTAATGGTAATTAAGCGGCATCAGTCCGAAGAAACGGGAGGAGGACAAAGAATCAGAAAAAATTGGGTAAGTATTGATGATATTTCTCCGCAAGTGGTTTTGGCTGTTTGCGCTGCCGAGGATAGCAAATTTCTGGAGCATAATGGTTTTGACTGGGAGGCAATCCAAAAGGCCATGAAAAACAATAAACGAGGCAAAAAACTGCGAGGAGCAAGCACCATATCGCAACAAACCGCCAAAAATGTATTCCTGTGGCCCCGACGATCGTGGGTAAGAAAAGGATTTGAGACTTACTTTACCTTCCTGATCGAAAACTGCTGGAGCAAAAAACGAATTATGGAGGTTTACCTAAACGTAGCCGAATTTGGCAACGGAGTTTATGGAGTTGAAAAGGCCGCACAGATATACTATCACAAATCGGCGAACCAACTAAACCGAAACGAGGCGGCCATGCTGGCAACCGTTTTACCATTCCCATCGAAACGGAATCCATCACGACCTAGCAACTACATGGTGCGCTACCAAGGCACAATACTAAGGAACATGTATAACCTCGGCAAAATTGATCTTGATAATCCCGCAACCGCAGCACTTCAAAAGAAAAAACGCAGATAA
- a CDS encoding TonB-dependent receptor has translation MRYFKFIALVCFYFIFLGQALSQGLQKSTIEVKDSQSGLGLSNVSIQWKGLSNSWAGGGVTNSIGVALLDIKTDTVILTVSCIGYKTFIDTIAVKPLISVGLSEDIFNLDQVIVTGTRTPRSLKETPVLTQLITCKDISSIRAATINDVLEIEIPSVELNRHGFGASLSSQGLDSKYTLILIDGERIAGESDGNVDLSRINAANIDRVEVVKGAGSALYGSNAMGSVINIITKKPNKTIDISVNLRYAQPNEKNTSKAQIDLLDEQYLKKFYRNQDRQNINSDFSVGFNRNNFFSQSYFGYKSSDAYQLFDSKETVRYYPTLDSTVYDGVNQIPSYIFGFEDYTVTNRTGLCVKNWNAELRGSYYSHEEFDFSRNSTHNLYRDYTLGGFLERKLSGSASVKLSYNYDAYSKYYILEKLESNELNYFNAFNHIKATYTGIPFRNQRIFFGAELLHEYMESDRFIALSMVDHSVYDVVLVLQDEYTLWPRLTLVGGIRGGIQSVFGSHVSPSATVKVSVGKVNYRVSYARGFKSPSLKELYMDWDHQGMFAIIGNKNLIPETNNYYALSADYVNTKRYLNITSTVAINDIHDKIGGVWTANQTEYHYKNMNDYRILNAELQLRWKFIDDFYLKTGYVYTKVLEKESIARLSETSPHSFTGELEYSFRKKWYGLTTNLSVKAIGRKDMSVLDENINVYYYTSYSAYSLWNVAVSQKFGSNFSVNIGVKNIFNYTAPIVGFNTTSSVGRRFYISMGYDF, from the coding sequence ATGAGGTATTTTAAATTCATTGCTTTAGTTTGTTTTTATTTTATTTTTTTAGGGCAAGCATTATCGCAAGGCCTACAAAAATCAACCATAGAAGTAAAGGATAGCCAGTCTGGACTTGGCCTTTCAAATGTTTCGATTCAATGGAAAGGCTTGAGTAATAGTTGGGCTGGAGGTGGTGTTACCAATTCAATCGGTGTTGCATTGCTCGATATCAAAACTGATACAGTAATTCTAACGGTTTCGTGTATTGGTTATAAAACGTTTATCGATACTATTGCTGTAAAACCCTTAATTTCAGTTGGTCTTTCTGAGGATATATTTAATCTCGATCAGGTAATTGTTACGGGTACTCGAACACCTCGCAGTTTAAAGGAAACCCCGGTTTTAACGCAACTAATAACCTGTAAGGATATTTCGAGCATAAGAGCAGCAACCATAAATGATGTGTTGGAAATTGAAATCCCTAGTGTAGAGTTAAATAGACATGGATTTGGGGCTTCGCTATCGTCGCAAGGGCTAGACTCAAAGTATACCCTTATTCTGATTGACGGAGAGCGAATTGCAGGAGAATCCGATGGAAATGTGGATCTATCGAGAATTAACGCTGCAAATATCGATAGGGTTGAGGTGGTTAAAGGGGCTGGTTCTGCGCTTTACGGTTCAAATGCAATGGGAAGTGTGATAAATATTATCACAAAGAAACCCAATAAAACTATCGATATTTCGGTGAATCTTAGGTATGCTCAGCCCAATGAGAAGAATACCTCAAAGGCGCAGATCGATTTGCTTGATGAGCAATACTTGAAAAAGTTCTATAGAAACCAGGATCGACAGAATATTAATAGCGATTTTTCGGTTGGTTTCAATAGAAACAATTTCTTTTCGCAGAGTTACTTTGGCTATAAAAGCAGCGATGCCTACCAGCTGTTCGATTCAAAGGAAACCGTGAGGTACTACCCTACGCTCGACTCAACAGTTTATGATGGAGTTAACCAGATTCCTTCGTATATCTTTGGCTTTGAGGATTACACTGTTACAAACAGAACAGGGTTGTGTGTTAAAAACTGGAATGCAGAGCTTCGCGGCTCATACTATAGCCACGAGGAATTTGATTTTTCGCGGAATAGCACGCATAACCTTTATCGCGATTATACCTTGGGGGGATTTCTGGAACGAAAATTAAGCGGTAGCGCTAGCGTAAAACTATCCTATAATTACGATGCGTATAGTAAGTACTATATCCTGGAAAAGTTAGAATCTAATGAGTTGAACTACTTTAACGCCTTTAACCATATTAAGGCGACTTATACAGGAATTCCATTCAGGAATCAGCGTATATTCTTTGGAGCAGAATTACTACACGAGTATATGGAAAGCGATCGGTTTATTGCTTTATCTATGGTGGATCATTCTGTTTATGATGTAGTGCTTGTTCTTCAGGATGAATACACTTTGTGGCCACGCTTGACTTTAGTTGGAGGAATTCGTGGAGGAATTCAATCCGTTTTCGGCTCACATGTATCCCCATCGGCAACTGTTAAGGTTTCTGTAGGTAAGGTGAATTATCGTGTGTCGTATGCGAGAGGATTTAAATCGCCTTCGCTTAAAGAACTTTACATGGATTGGGATCATCAGGGCATGTTCGCAATTATTGGGAATAAGAATTTGATACCCGAAACCAACAATTACTATGCTTTATCGGCCGATTATGTAAATACCAAAAGATATCTAAATATAACATCTACGGTTGCTATCAATGATATACACGATAAGATTGGTGGTGTGTGGACTGCCAACCAAACCGAGTATCATTATAAAAATATGAATGATTATCGAATTTTGAATGCGGAGCTACAGTTGCGATGGAAATTTATAGATGACTTTTATTTGAAAACAGGGTATGTTTACACAAAGGTGTTGGAAAAGGAGAGTATTGCTCGATTATCGGAAACCAGCCCGCATAGTTTTACGGGTGAGTTGGAGTATTCTTTTCGTAAGAAGTGGTATGGATTAACCACAAACCTTTCTGTAAAGGCAATTGGTCGTAAGGATATGAGCGTTTTGGACGAAAATATCAATGTTTATTACTACACATCCTATTCGGCTTATTCGTTATGGAATGTAGCGGTAAGTCAAAAGTTTGGTTCCAATTTTTCTGTCAACATAGGGGTTAAAAACATATTCAACTATACAGCACCTATTGTTGGTTTTAACACAACCTCATCGGTTGGGCGACGATTCTACATCTCGATGGGGTACGATTTTTAG
- a CDS encoding TetR family transcriptional regulator has protein sequence MSVTREKILDLGETLIRTKGYNAFSYQDISSELGIKNAAIHYYFPSKENLGTSIVKTNIQRFDEMVDNMNSRKFSEFKQLETFIKIYIKSHREQKKCLVGSLSPDYYTLNESTRVELKRMIDMILKWLTELLAKGREKKVFDFNDDPANKALAIFSSLVASLQLSGIIENIDHKSFYQSILDDIKP, from the coding sequence ATGTCAGTAACCCGGGAAAAGATTTTAGATCTAGGCGAAACTTTAATCCGTACCAAAGGCTATAACGCCTTTAGCTATCAGGATATATCGTCGGAGCTGGGAATAAAGAATGCCGCTATTCATTATTATTTTCCTTCGAAAGAAAATTTAGGGACAAGCATTGTGAAAACGAACATTCAACGGTTCGATGAGATGGTTGACAACATGAATAGCCGTAAGTTTAGCGAATTTAAGCAGCTGGAAACGTTTATCAAGATATACATTAAGAGCCATCGCGAGCAAAAAAAGTGCTTGGTTGGATCGCTAAGCCCCGATTACTATACCCTGAATGAGTCTACCAGGGTTGAGCTGAAGCGAATGATTGATATGATTCTGAAGTGGCTCACCGAGCTTCTTGCCAAGGGACGGGAAAAAAAAGTTTTTGACTTTAACGATGATCCGGCAAATAAGGCTTTGGCCATTTTCTCAAGTTTGGTGGCCAGCCTACAGCTGTCGGGGATAATTGAGAATATTGATCATAAGAGTTTTTACCAGTCAATTCTTGATGATATAAAACCCTAA
- a CDS encoding MATE family efflux transporter: protein MLSKITTKQIWSIAYPIIIGSIAQNIVNITDTAFLGRLGEVALGGGVIGGLFYHVLLMIGWGTGLGGQIIIARRYGEGTHRAIGRVVEHIFYFLAFLSILLIVLVKFYSGSLLNQLVQSQSIFDAGKEFIDYRIFGLLFAYINYSFNSFYVGIAKTKVISVTTIIMVLVNVVLDYALIFGHWGFPEMGIGGAALASVIAEFTSFVVYIVYTWFYFNYKPYRLFKFAKLNFRLMLRILNISWPLMFQYSLSIFIWFVFFLFIEKMGETPLAVSNILRSVYIVLMIPIWGFASATNTLVSQLIGQERSGEVMRLVEKVVMLSMSAVLVLGMISVFMPELILRVYTNDPALIQKSLPIFYIITVAAVGMASAFVMYSGVSGTGNTKISFAIEASTLIIYVVWAYLMAIQFKMSLSWVWCAEILYGIIVTSVSLWYLKSKRWVGKEV from the coding sequence ATGCTTTCGAAAATAACTACCAAGCAGATTTGGAGCATCGCTTACCCAATTATTATTGGGAGCATCGCTCAAAATATAGTTAACATAACTGATACGGCTTTCCTAGGTCGGTTGGGAGAGGTTGCTCTTGGTGGTGGCGTTATAGGTGGTTTGTTCTACCATGTTCTTTTGATGATAGGCTGGGGGACAGGGCTTGGTGGACAGATAATTATTGCTAGGAGATATGGTGAGGGAACGCATCGTGCTATTGGCCGAGTAGTTGAGCATATCTTCTATTTTCTAGCATTCTTATCCATATTGCTTATAGTACTGGTGAAATTTTACTCTGGGAGTTTACTCAACCAGTTGGTTCAGTCGCAATCAATTTTTGATGCAGGAAAAGAGTTTATCGACTACCGTATTTTTGGTTTGCTATTCGCGTATATTAACTATTCGTTCAACTCGTTTTATGTTGGCATTGCTAAAACCAAAGTAATTTCTGTTACAACAATTATAATGGTTTTGGTGAATGTAGTTCTGGATTATGCCTTAATATTTGGTCATTGGGGATTTCCCGAGATGGGTATTGGCGGTGCAGCCTTAGCTTCGGTAATTGCCGAGTTTACTAGTTTTGTTGTCTATATAGTTTATACTTGGTTTTATTTTAATTATAAACCTTACAGGCTATTCAAGTTTGCCAAGTTGAATTTTCGGTTGATGCTTCGAATTTTAAATATTTCGTGGCCATTGATGTTTCAGTATTCTCTCTCAATTTTTATCTGGTTTGTATTTTTCCTTTTCATTGAAAAGATGGGGGAAACACCGCTTGCAGTATCAAATATACTTCGGAGTGTATATATAGTTTTGATGATTCCTATTTGGGGATTTGCTTCGGCAACCAATACGTTAGTTAGCCAGTTGATAGGGCAGGAGAGGAGCGGGGAGGTAATGCGTTTGGTTGAGAAGGTGGTTATGTTGAGCATGTCTGCTGTGCTAGTTTTAGGGATGATTAGTGTTTTTATGCCAGAGTTAATACTACGAGTTTACACAAACGATCCAGCTCTTATTCAAAAATCGTTACCTATCTTTTACATTATTACCGTAGCTGCCGTTGGCATGGCCAGCGCATTTGTTATGTATAGCGGGGTTTCTGGAACAGGGAATACAAAGATTTCGTTTGCTATTGAGGCCAGTACTTTGATAATATATGTTGTTTGGGCCTATTTAATGGCCATCCAGTTTAAAATGTCGCTTAGCTGGGTGTGGTGTGCCGAAATATTGTACGGAATAATTGTAACGTCAGTATCTCTGTGGTATTTAAAATCTAAAAGATGGGTTGGTAAAGAGGTTTAG
- a CDS encoding prolyl tripeptidyl peptidase, producing the protein MTLEQAVLKQRAEFAPESYSNFEWRPDVSAFTFVDGDRLVEYSVSGGKIKDIVSVNDINKTLQANSLPELKRFNYSWINRDEIQFSVSPYVVFYNVTKKQIVRKLKTVEGSDNWDICPDNTRMAYTIDNNLYFINDKDSVVEITSDSNKGIVNGQAVHRHEFGIEKGIFWSPKNNYLAYYRMDESMVTDYPLVDITQRIATVENMKYPMAGMKSHEVTLNIYSLSTGKTVVLKTGEPKEQYLTNVAWSPDEKSVYIAVLNREQNHMWLNQYDATTGDYVATLFEEQDKEYVEPQVPIHFLPNDPTQFIWQSRRDGWNHLYLYKTNGELVKQLTKGEWEVTELVSIDTQKGLIYFTATKDSPIEQHLYSINLKKDVLLKLTNGEGTHKPSISFDSNYFVDFYSSISTPSRVDLYTSAGKNIRNLISAKNPYEGYNIPLPKLLTLKADDGSDLYARIIKPWDFDSTKKYPVVVYVYGGPHLQLVTNSWMGGARLWESYMANKGFILFTLDNRGTPNRGANFEQVIHRQLGVNEMADQMVGVNYLKGLSYVDSSRIGVHGWSFGGFMTISLMLKQPDVFKVGVAGGPVTDWKFYEVMYGERYMDTPEENPEGYRNADLKNFVKNLKGDLLIIHDDMDRTVVLQQSLTLIHEFIKNGVQVDYFIYPQHDHNVIGKDRVHLIDKIIRYFEEKL; encoded by the coding sequence ATGACCCTTGAACAGGCTGTTTTGAAACAGCGAGCAGAATTTGCGCCAGAATCGTATTCCAATTTTGAATGGCGACCCGATGTTTCGGCTTTTACGTTTGTAGATGGAGATAGACTGGTTGAATATTCTGTTTCTGGTGGTAAAATAAAAGATATAGTTTCGGTTAATGATATTAACAAAACCTTACAGGCTAATTCTTTACCGGAGTTAAAGCGTTTCAATTACAGTTGGATTAATAGGGATGAAATTCAATTTTCAGTATCGCCATACGTTGTTTTCTATAATGTTACTAAAAAGCAGATTGTGAGGAAGTTGAAAACTGTTGAGGGTTCAGATAATTGGGATATTTGCCCCGATAATACTAGGATGGCTTACACTATTGATAATAACTTATATTTTATTAACGACAAGGATTCTGTCGTAGAAATTACCTCGGATAGCAATAAGGGTATTGTTAATGGGCAAGCAGTGCACAGGCATGAGTTTGGAATTGAAAAGGGAATTTTTTGGTCACCTAAAAACAATTACTTGGCATACTACAGGATGGATGAATCCATGGTGACTGATTATCCATTGGTTGACATTACTCAAAGAATTGCAACTGTTGAGAACATGAAGTATCCAATGGCTGGTATGAAAAGCCATGAGGTTACGCTGAATATATATAGCTTATCAACCGGTAAAACTGTTGTTTTGAAAACTGGCGAACCCAAGGAGCAGTATCTGACTAACGTAGCGTGGAGTCCTGATGAGAAATCGGTATATATTGCTGTACTTAATCGCGAACAGAACCACATGTGGTTAAATCAATACGATGCTACTACAGGCGATTATGTGGCTACTCTTTTCGAGGAACAGGACAAGGAGTATGTTGAACCCCAGGTTCCAATCCATTTTTTGCCTAACGATCCAACCCAATTTATATGGCAAAGCCGTCGTGATGGATGGAATCATCTGTATTTGTATAAAACCAATGGAGAGTTGGTTAAGCAACTTACAAAGGGAGAATGGGAGGTTACAGAGTTGGTTAGTATTGATACCCAAAAAGGGCTAATTTATTTTACTGCAACAAAGGATAGTCCAATAGAACAGCATTTGTATTCTATCAATTTAAAAAAGGATGTACTATTAAAGTTAACCAATGGGGAAGGAACCCATAAACCGAGTATAAGTTTTGATAGTAATTACTTTGTAGATTTCTACTCAAGTATATCTACTCCTAGTAGGGTTGATCTATACACTTCGGCTGGTAAAAATATTCGGAATCTGATTAGTGCTAAAAATCCTTACGAAGGTTATAATATTCCATTGCCAAAATTATTGACACTTAAAGCCGATGATGGATCCGATTTGTATGCCAGAATAATTAAACCTTGGGATTTTGATTCTACTAAAAAATATCCTGTTGTAGTATATGTATACGGTGGTCCACATTTGCAGCTGGTTACCAACTCGTGGATGGGCGGTGCTCGTCTATGGGAATCGTATATGGCAAATAAAGGTTTTATTCTATTTACGCTCGATAATCGGGGAACGCCTAATCGCGGAGCCAATTTTGAACAGGTTATCCATAGGCAGCTTGGTGTAAATGAGATGGCCGATCAAATGGTTGGAGTTAATTACTTGAAGGGTTTAAGTTATGTGGATTCGAGTAGGATAGGAGTACATGGTTGGAGTTTTGGTGGCTTTATGACCATCTCGCTTATGCTTAAGCAACCCGATGTGTTTAAGGTTGGTGTTGCCGGTGGACCCGTAACCGATTGGAAATTCTACGAGGTTATGTATGGCGAGCGTTATATGGATACTCCTGAAGAAAATCCTGAAGGTTATCGGAATGCTGATCTAAAGAACTTTGTGAAAAACCTTAAGGGCGATTTGCTAATTATTCATGATGATATGGACAGAACCGTTGTACTGCAGCAAAGTTTGACCCTCATTCATGAGTTTATAAAGAACGGAGTTCAAGTCGATTATTTTATATACCCTCAGCACGATCATAATGTTATTGGGAAGGACCGGGTGCATTTAATTGATAAAATAATCAGATATTTTGAAGAGAAACTCTAA
- a CDS encoding pyridine nucleotide-disulfide oxidoreductase: protein MGKDVAIIGGGVAGLEAANQLATLGYNVTIFEKKDQPGGHAAQWDRLFPNRRHTKEVVDSLKSHLNGNPAIMLSTAISAITRTGSKFKLEVKGRTFEADAILLATGFELFPAEKKEEYGYGIYENVITSAELEEMFAKNGKPIMKNGEEPKKIAFIHCVGSRDEKVNKPYCSKVCCVTAVKQAIETKESLPNAEIFNLYMDLRMFGPGYEDLYKEAQQKGVNFIRGRLSEASELDGGRVLIKTEDTLSSCPLKMSVDMVVLMVGMSPAVGTAELIAGLGLKPNKDGFVGIADYHLNPTDTTAEGVFVAGACSGPNNITDSVNAARSAVIEIHQYLSKK from the coding sequence ATGGGCAAGGACGTAGCAATTATTGGAGGTGGAGTAGCCGGTCTTGAGGCCGCTAACCAACTGGCAACATTAGGTTACAATGTCACTATTTTTGAGAAAAAGGATCAACCAGGTGGTCATGCAGCCCAATGGGATAGACTTTTTCCAAACCGTCGTCATACCAAGGAGGTGGTTGACAGCCTGAAATCTCACCTTAATGGTAACCCAGCAATAATGCTATCAACAGCAATTTCGGCTATAACTAGAACTGGAAGTAAATTCAAACTCGAAGTTAAGGGCAGAACCTTTGAGGCCGATGCTATTTTGCTTGCTACTGGTTTTGAACTATTCCCCGCCGAGAAGAAGGAGGAGTACGGTTACGGTATTTATGAAAACGTAATTACATCGGCAGAACTTGAGGAAATGTTTGCGAAAAATGGCAAACCGATCATGAAAAATGGAGAGGAACCGAAAAAGATTGCTTTTATCCACTGCGTAGGTAGCCGCGATGAGAAAGTGAATAAACCATACTGCTCCAAGGTATGCTGCGTGACAGCCGTAAAACAAGCCATTGAAACAAAAGAATCGTTGCCCAATGCCGAGATATTCAACCTCTACATGGATTTAAGAATGTTTGGTCCAGGATACGAAGATTTATACAAGGAAGCACAGCAAAAAGGCGTCAACTTTATAAGGGGACGCTTATCGGAAGCAAGTGAACTTGATGGTGGTAGGGTTCTAATCAAAACTGAGGATACATTATCCTCCTGCCCCCTAAAAATGTCAGTTGATATGGTTGTTCTAATGGTGGGCATGTCGCCAGCCGTAGGAACCGCCGAGTTAATTGCAGGGCTAGGATTAAAGCCCAATAAGGATGGATTTGTGGGCATCGCCGATTATCACTTAAATCCAACAGACACCACCGCCGAAGGCGTTTTTGTGGCAGGTGCATGCTCTGGTCCAAACAATATAACCGATTCTGTGAATGCAGCCCGCTCTGCCGTTATCGAAATACATCAATACCTAAGCAAAAAGTAA
- the mutX gene encoding 7,8-dihydro-8-oxoguanine triphosphatase, which translates to MENQGKITIGTVCFLIDRSNNTMLLLERANEPMSKMLTGVGGKTHFEEDINGSCIREIKEETGFDAQNLKLHGVIKTILDGHNSTWILFIYSTADFRGNQIDCPEGKLHWISIDKIFDTNLIGFIREILPYVLNNTMIEGTIRHDSRGNIIEKNIAAIP; encoded by the coding sequence ATGGAAAATCAAGGTAAAATAACCATTGGAACAGTTTGCTTTCTAATTGATAGAAGTAATAACACGATGCTACTGCTTGAGCGAGCCAACGAACCCATGTCGAAAATGCTTACAGGTGTTGGAGGAAAAACTCACTTTGAGGAAGACATTAATGGCTCATGCATTCGGGAAATAAAGGAGGAAACCGGTTTTGATGCCCAAAATCTTAAACTACACGGAGTAATTAAGACAATTCTTGATGGGCACAACAGCACATGGATACTTTTTATTTACTCCACAGCAGATTTCAGAGGTAACCAAATTGATTGCCCCGAGGGCAAGTTACATTGGATCAGCATCGATAAAATTTTTGACACAAACCTGATAGGCTTTATCCGTGAAATATTGCCATATGTTCTAAACAACACAATGATTGAAGGAACAATACGGCACGACTCAAGAGGAAATATCATAGAGAAAAACATTGCCGCAATTCCATAG